From a region of the Chroicocephalus ridibundus chromosome 8, bChrRid1.1, whole genome shotgun sequence genome:
- the UBN1 gene encoding ubinuclein-1 isoform X4, translated as MTSHPSGVSTAPFSLVSSTDLLRVPLIPLPVSLMKKRDPADPFNDDEKERHKVEALARKFEEKYGGKRRRKDRIQDLIDMGYGYDESDSFIDNSEAYDELVPASLTTKYGGFYINSGTLQFRQASESEDDYVKEKKKKCPKKRKLKDGGEKLKKKKKDDSYDKEKKSKKSKFPKAGFTALNASKEKKKKKYSGALSVKEMLKKFQKEKDAQKKKDEEQKAATPSPSEAPAPREAEAMTDPLLSLFGHASDNDLLQAATAMDSLTDLDLERLLSESPEGSPFPEVEDGSDPLGMGLEQDFKQPPSLPEGLPAPLEKRIKELAQAARAAEGEGKQRFFTQDINNIILDIELQTRELNNQMRSGVYAHLAAFFPCSKDTLVKRARKLYLYEQGGRLKEPLQKLKEAIGKAMPEQMAKYQDECQVHTQAKFAKILEEEKDKEQRDRVCSDDDEDEEKGGKRVMGPRKKFQWNDEIRELLCHLVKIKLDGYDLDKNKAQSLEDYVKTFLDGEVKPLWPKGWMQARTLFKESRRVHGHLTSVLAKKKVIAPTKVKVKESSCKPDKKVSVSVPSMHSSSTLALSSEPQGGALGISAQTRELLSLGTAQAASSTGTPATFMDDSLDEDLIHNPTSSLEAVSKELAVLNSRAGGSPDFTLPGAPKAPPEKIPTLASSEEKRTFPKSNPSPTSSSGSLQSPLNFLAEQALALGQPSQDKKTENSNYKELSCQASPSKILPDTHQAKQKHHGLVRPSHGPQTSTPAPGSQVKVFHSGSQIQKTFSSPAPFVKLQNPKSSSPLPQRSLLQQVKSSTKAQSFHSSASPGSTQNSGSSHKSPGSSSSSLSYTGKHSSGSSSSGQSYKSPFVSGSLSKHGASSSSSSSGASANQGCSSGSLLPSVQTPSSGQASSRPSSSSSVKKTPVSQKLTLVAPPGGSNGDSSGGTQGVAKLLTSSLKPAVVSSTASSTSVPKGTSGAVLLTNSSSLSVLAPSYKSSNPKLPAALSTTPLGIISPIHSFPLHVISFTSDSSPKAGVSKDAIVTGPAPGTFHHGLGHSLLAGLHSSPHHAAPLPHSALSTHLPQSLPDASQLHGKGSNAQQRKL; from the exons atgacatcccatccctcaggtgtgtcaactgcaccattcagcttggtaTCATCcacagacttgctgagggtaccCTTGATCCCACTgcctgtgtcattgatgaag AAGAGAGACCCTGCTGATCCCTTTAATGATGACGAAAAGGAAAGGCATAAAGTGGAGGCCCTTGCTAGgaagtttgaagaaaaatat GGTGGCAAGAGACGTAGAAAGGACCGTATTCAGGACTTGATTGACATGGGGTATGGATACGACGAGTCTGACTCCTTCATCGATAATTCTGAAGCG TACGATGAGCTTGTTCCAGCTTCTCTTACTACAAAGTATGGAGGGTTTTACATCAACTCAGGAACACTGCAATTCCGGCAAGCATCTGAATCGGAAGATGACTATgttaaagagaagaagaagaagtgtCCCAAG AAGCGGAAGTTGAAAGATGGAggtgaaaaactgaagaagaagaagaaagatgattCTTAcgacaaggaaaagaaatccaagaaGTCCAAGTTCCCAAAAGCTGG CTTTACAGCATTAAATGcaagtaaagagaaaaagaagaagaaatactcTGGAGCTCTTAGTGTCAAGGAGATGCTGAAGAAGTTTCAAAAGGAGAAGGatgctcagaagaaaaaagatgaagagcAGAAAGCAGCGACTCCTTCACCGTCAGAAGCTCCAGCCCCACGGGAGGCGGAGGCGATGACTGACCCTTTGCTCTCGCTCTTTGGCCACGCCAGTGATAATGACCTGCTCCAGGCAGCGACAGCCATGGACTCATTAACGGACCTGGACCTGGAGCGGCTCCTGAGCGAATCCCCGGAAGGCAGTCCCTTTCCTGAGGTGGAGGATGGGAGTGATCCCCTTGGGATGGGCTTGGAGCAGGATTTCAAGCAGCCACCATCCCTTCCTGAAGGCCTGCCAGCCCCTTTGGAGAAACGCATCAAAGAACTGGCTCAG GctgccagagctgcagagggagaAGGCAAACAGAGATTCTTCACTCAGGATATCAACAACATCATACTGGA CATCGAGCTGCAGACCCGGGAGCTGAACAACCAAATGCGGTCAGGGGTGTACGCCCACCTGGCTGCTTTCTTCCCCTGCAGTAAGGACACTCTGGTCAAGCGAGCCCGTAAGCTTTATCTCTACGAGCAG GGTGGCCGATTGAAGGAACCGCTACAGAAGCTGAAGGAAGCCATTGGAAAGgccatgccagagcagatggCCAAGTACCAGGATGAATGCCAAGTCCACACTCAGGCCAAGTTTGCCAA GAttctggaggaggaaaaagacaaagaacagcGAGATCGAGTTTGTTCtgatgatgatgaggatgaagaaaagggagggaagcGCGTCATGGGACCACGCAAGAAATTTCAGTGGAATGATGAAATCAG GGAGCTGCTTTGCCACTTGGTGAAGATTAAGTTGGATGGTTATGACCTTGACAAGAATAAGGCTCAGTCTCTAGAGGATTATGTGAAGACCTTCCTAGATGGAGAGGTGAAGCCCCTTTGGCCAAAAGGCTGGATGCAGGCCAG GACACTGTTTAAGGAGAGCAGGCGTGTACACGGACACCTCACATCAGTCCT GGCGAAGAAGAAAGTTATAGCTCCTACTAAGGTGAAAGTGAAG GAATCTTCCTGCAAGCCAGATAAAAAGGTGTCGGTTTCTGTTCCTTCGATGCACTCAAGCAGCACCTTAGCTCTGTCTTCGGAGCCCCAGGGAGGAGCTCTGGGCATCAGTGCCCAAACCAGAGAACTCTTGTCCCTTGGGAcagcccaagcagccagcagcactggcACTCCTGCTACCTTCATGGATGACTCTTTGGATGAAGACTTAATTCATAACCCCACTTCCTCCCTCGAAGCCGTCTCTAAGGAACTGGCTGTGCTgaacagcagagcaggagggagccctgactttactcttcctgGAGCTCCAAAAGCTCCACCAGAGAAGATCCCAACTCTTGCATCCTCAGAGGAGAAGAGGACATTTCCAAAGTCCAACCCTTCCCCTACATCATCCTCTGGTTCCCTCCAGTCTCCTCTAAATTTCCTGGCTGAGCAGGCCCTGGCATTGGGCCAGCCTTCTCAAGACAAAAAGACAGAGAACTCTAATTACAAAGAGCTCTCCTGCCAAGCCTCCCCCAGCAAAATCCTTCCTGATACGCACCAGGCTAAACAGAAACACCACGGCCTGGTCCGGCCAAGCCATGGGCCTCAGACCTCCACCCCAGCACCGGGTTCTCAGGTGAAGGTCTTTCACTCAGGCAGCCAGATACAGAAAACTTTCTCCTCCCCGGCTCCGTTTGTCAAACTGCAGAATCCCAAGTCGTCCTCCCCACTGCCCCAAcgctccctcctccagcaggtcAAGTCATCAACCAAAGCTCAGAGCTTCCATTCCTCTGCATCACCTGGCAGCACCCAAAACTCTGGCAGCTCCCACAAGAGCCCAGGCTCATCCTCGTCATCTCTCAGCTACACAGGAAAGCACTCGAGCGGCTCTAGCTCTTCAGGACAATCTTACAAATCGCCCTTCGTTTCTGGATCCCTCTCCAAACATGGGGCTTCTTCCAGCAGCTCCTCGTCTGGAGCTTCTGCAAACCAGGGCTGCTCCTCTGGGAGCTTGCTGCCCAGTGTGCAGACCCCTTCCTCGGGCCAGGCGTCCAGCCGCCCGTCCTCAAGCTCCTCGGTGAAGAAGACGCCCGTTTCACAGAAGTTGACTCTGGTGGCACCTCCTGGAGGTTCAAACGGAGATTCTAGTGGGGGCACTCAAGGGGTGGCCAAATTGCTGACCTCCTCCCTAAAGCCAGCTGTTGTTAGCAGCACCGCATCTTCTACCTCTGTGCCG aaaggaacTAGTGGAGCTGTGCTGCTAACGAATTCTTCCTCCTTAAGTGTACTGGCTCCTTCCTACAAGTCCAGCAATCCAAAGCTGCCAGCTGCCCTGAGCACCACCCCATTAGGTATTATCTCTCCTATTCATTCTTTCCCTCTTCATGTCATCTCCTTCACTTCAGACTCCTCCCCAAAAGCAGGAGTATCAAAGGATGCAATAGTTACGGGACCTGCTCCAGGAACTTTCCACCATGGCCTTGGCCACA GTCTTCTAGCTGGCTTGCACTCCAGCCCCCACCATGCAGCGCCACTCCCACATTCTGCCCTGTCCACTCATTTACCGCAAAGTTTGCCAG aTGCTTCTCAGCTTCATGGCAAAGGGTCCAATGCACAGCAGCGCAAGTTGTGA
- the UBN1 gene encoding ubinuclein-1 isoform X1, producing MTEPHRVSFTTLHGPLSSSFLKRSRKDDGEQPQDSEPAATAVRITLTLFEPDHKRCPEFFYPDLLKSCRGKVKGGSSGDKKRDPADPFNDDEKERHKVEALARKFEEKYGGKRRRKDRIQDLIDMGYGYDESDSFIDNSEAYDELVPASLTTKYGGFYINSGTLQFRQASESEDDYVKEKKKKCPKKRKLKDGGEKLKKKKKDDSYDKEKKSKKSKFPKAGFTALNASKEKKKKKYSGALSVKEMLKKFQKEKDAQKKKDEEQKAATPSPSEAPAPREAEAMTDPLLSLFGHASDNDLLQAATAMDSLTDLDLERLLSESPEGSPFPEVEDGSDPLGMGLEQDFKQPPSLPEGLPAPLEKRIKELAQAARAAEGEGKQRFFTQDINNIILDIELQTRELNNQMRSGVYAHLAAFFPCSKDTLVKRARKLYLYEQGGRLKEPLQKLKEAIGKAMPEQMAKYQDECQVHTQAKFAKILEEEKDKEQRDRVCSDDDEDEEKGGKRVMGPRKKFQWNDEIRELLCHLVKIKLDGYDLDKNKAQSLEDYVKTFLDGEVKPLWPKGWMQARTLFKESRRVHGHLTSVLAKKKVIAPTKVKVKESSCKPDKKVSVSVPSMHSSSTLALSSEPQGGALGISAQTRELLSLGTAQAASSTGTPATFMDDSLDEDLIHNPTSSLEAVSKELAVLNSRAGGSPDFTLPGAPKAPPEKIPTLASSEEKRTFPKSNPSPTSSSGSLQSPLNFLAEQALALGQPSQDKKTENSNYKELSCQASPSKILPDTHQAKQKHHGLVRPSHGPQTSTPAPGSQVKVFHSGSQIQKTFSSPAPFVKLQNPKSSSPLPQRSLLQQVKSSTKAQSFHSSASPGSTQNSGSSHKSPGSSSSSLSYTGKHSSGSSSSGQSYKSPFVSGSLSKHGASSSSSSSGASANQGCSSGSLLPSVQTPSSGQASSRPSSSSSVKKTPVSQKLTLVAPPGGSNGDSSGGTQGVAKLLTSSLKPAVVSSTASSTSVPKGTSGAVLLTNSSSLSVLAPSYKSSNPKLPAALSTTPLGIISPIHSFPLHVISFTSDSSPKAGVSKDAIVTGPAPGTFHHGLGHSLLAGLHSSPHHAAPLPHSALSTHLPQSLPDASQLHGKGSNAQQRKL from the exons AAGAGAGACCCTGCTGATCCCTTTAATGATGACGAAAAGGAAAGGCATAAAGTGGAGGCCCTTGCTAGgaagtttgaagaaaaatat GGTGGCAAGAGACGTAGAAAGGACCGTATTCAGGACTTGATTGACATGGGGTATGGATACGACGAGTCTGACTCCTTCATCGATAATTCTGAAGCG TACGATGAGCTTGTTCCAGCTTCTCTTACTACAAAGTATGGAGGGTTTTACATCAACTCAGGAACACTGCAATTCCGGCAAGCATCTGAATCGGAAGATGACTATgttaaagagaagaagaagaagtgtCCCAAG AAGCGGAAGTTGAAAGATGGAggtgaaaaactgaagaagaagaagaaagatgattCTTAcgacaaggaaaagaaatccaagaaGTCCAAGTTCCCAAAAGCTGG CTTTACAGCATTAAATGcaagtaaagagaaaaagaagaagaaatactcTGGAGCTCTTAGTGTCAAGGAGATGCTGAAGAAGTTTCAAAAGGAGAAGGatgctcagaagaaaaaagatgaagagcAGAAAGCAGCGACTCCTTCACCGTCAGAAGCTCCAGCCCCACGGGAGGCGGAGGCGATGACTGACCCTTTGCTCTCGCTCTTTGGCCACGCCAGTGATAATGACCTGCTCCAGGCAGCGACAGCCATGGACTCATTAACGGACCTGGACCTGGAGCGGCTCCTGAGCGAATCCCCGGAAGGCAGTCCCTTTCCTGAGGTGGAGGATGGGAGTGATCCCCTTGGGATGGGCTTGGAGCAGGATTTCAAGCAGCCACCATCCCTTCCTGAAGGCCTGCCAGCCCCTTTGGAGAAACGCATCAAAGAACTGGCTCAG GctgccagagctgcagagggagaAGGCAAACAGAGATTCTTCACTCAGGATATCAACAACATCATACTGGA CATCGAGCTGCAGACCCGGGAGCTGAACAACCAAATGCGGTCAGGGGTGTACGCCCACCTGGCTGCTTTCTTCCCCTGCAGTAAGGACACTCTGGTCAAGCGAGCCCGTAAGCTTTATCTCTACGAGCAG GGTGGCCGATTGAAGGAACCGCTACAGAAGCTGAAGGAAGCCATTGGAAAGgccatgccagagcagatggCCAAGTACCAGGATGAATGCCAAGTCCACACTCAGGCCAAGTTTGCCAA GAttctggaggaggaaaaagacaaagaacagcGAGATCGAGTTTGTTCtgatgatgatgaggatgaagaaaagggagggaagcGCGTCATGGGACCACGCAAGAAATTTCAGTGGAATGATGAAATCAG GGAGCTGCTTTGCCACTTGGTGAAGATTAAGTTGGATGGTTATGACCTTGACAAGAATAAGGCTCAGTCTCTAGAGGATTATGTGAAGACCTTCCTAGATGGAGAGGTGAAGCCCCTTTGGCCAAAAGGCTGGATGCAGGCCAG GACACTGTTTAAGGAGAGCAGGCGTGTACACGGACACCTCACATCAGTCCT GGCGAAGAAGAAAGTTATAGCTCCTACTAAGGTGAAAGTGAAG GAATCTTCCTGCAAGCCAGATAAAAAGGTGTCGGTTTCTGTTCCTTCGATGCACTCAAGCAGCACCTTAGCTCTGTCTTCGGAGCCCCAGGGAGGAGCTCTGGGCATCAGTGCCCAAACCAGAGAACTCTTGTCCCTTGGGAcagcccaagcagccagcagcactggcACTCCTGCTACCTTCATGGATGACTCTTTGGATGAAGACTTAATTCATAACCCCACTTCCTCCCTCGAAGCCGTCTCTAAGGAACTGGCTGTGCTgaacagcagagcaggagggagccctgactttactcttcctgGAGCTCCAAAAGCTCCACCAGAGAAGATCCCAACTCTTGCATCCTCAGAGGAGAAGAGGACATTTCCAAAGTCCAACCCTTCCCCTACATCATCCTCTGGTTCCCTCCAGTCTCCTCTAAATTTCCTGGCTGAGCAGGCCCTGGCATTGGGCCAGCCTTCTCAAGACAAAAAGACAGAGAACTCTAATTACAAAGAGCTCTCCTGCCAAGCCTCCCCCAGCAAAATCCTTCCTGATACGCACCAGGCTAAACAGAAACACCACGGCCTGGTCCGGCCAAGCCATGGGCCTCAGACCTCCACCCCAGCACCGGGTTCTCAGGTGAAGGTCTTTCACTCAGGCAGCCAGATACAGAAAACTTTCTCCTCCCCGGCTCCGTTTGTCAAACTGCAGAATCCCAAGTCGTCCTCCCCACTGCCCCAAcgctccctcctccagcaggtcAAGTCATCAACCAAAGCTCAGAGCTTCCATTCCTCTGCATCACCTGGCAGCACCCAAAACTCTGGCAGCTCCCACAAGAGCCCAGGCTCATCCTCGTCATCTCTCAGCTACACAGGAAAGCACTCGAGCGGCTCTAGCTCTTCAGGACAATCTTACAAATCGCCCTTCGTTTCTGGATCCCTCTCCAAACATGGGGCTTCTTCCAGCAGCTCCTCGTCTGGAGCTTCTGCAAACCAGGGCTGCTCCTCTGGGAGCTTGCTGCCCAGTGTGCAGACCCCTTCCTCGGGCCAGGCGTCCAGCCGCCCGTCCTCAAGCTCCTCGGTGAAGAAGACGCCCGTTTCACAGAAGTTGACTCTGGTGGCACCTCCTGGAGGTTCAAACGGAGATTCTAGTGGGGGCACTCAAGGGGTGGCCAAATTGCTGACCTCCTCCCTAAAGCCAGCTGTTGTTAGCAGCACCGCATCTTCTACCTCTGTGCCG aaaggaacTAGTGGAGCTGTGCTGCTAACGAATTCTTCCTCCTTAAGTGTACTGGCTCCTTCCTACAAGTCCAGCAATCCAAAGCTGCCAGCTGCCCTGAGCACCACCCCATTAGGTATTATCTCTCCTATTCATTCTTTCCCTCTTCATGTCATCTCCTTCACTTCAGACTCCTCCCCAAAAGCAGGAGTATCAAAGGATGCAATAGTTACGGGACCTGCTCCAGGAACTTTCCACCATGGCCTTGGCCACA GTCTTCTAGCTGGCTTGCACTCCAGCCCCCACCATGCAGCGCCACTCCCACATTCTGCCCTGTCCACTCATTTACCGCAAAGTTTGCCAG aTGCTTCTCAGCTTCATGGCAAAGGGTCCAATGCACAGCAGCGCAAGTTGTGA
- the UBN1 gene encoding ubinuclein-1 isoform X3, whose protein sequence is MTEPHRVSFTTLHGPLSSSFLKRSRKDDGEQPQDSEPAATAVRITLTLFEPDHKRCPEFFYPDLLKSCRGKVKGGSSGDKKRDPADPFNDDEKERHKVEALARKFEEKYGGKRRRKDRIQDLIDMGYGYDESDSFIDNSEAYDELVPASLTTKYGGFYINSGTLQFRQASESEDDYVKEKKKKCPKKRKLKDGGEKLKKKKKDDSYDKEKKSKKSKFPKAGFTALNASKEKKKKKYSGALSVKEMLKKFQKEKDAQKKKDEEQKAATPSPSEAPAPREAEAMTDPLLSLFGHASDNDLLQAATAMDSLTDLDLERLLSESPEGSPFPEVEDGSDPLGMGLEQDFKQPPSLPEGLPAPLEKRIKELAQAARAAEGEGKQRFFTQDINNIILDIELQTRELNNQMRSGVYAHLAAFFPCSKDTLVKRARKLYLYEQGGRLKEPLQKLKEAIGKAMPEQMAKYQDECQVHTQAKFAKILEEEKDKEQRDRVCSDDDEDEEKGGKRVMGPRKKFQWNDEIRELLCHLVKIKLDGYDLDKNKAQSLEDYVKTFLDGEVKPLWPKGWMQARTLFKESRRVHGHLTSVLAKKKVIAPTKVKVKESSCKPDKKVSVSVPSMHSSSTLALSSEPQGGALGISAQTRELLSLGTAQAASSTGTPATFMDDSLDEDLIHNPTSSLEAVSKELAVLNSRAGGSPDFTLPGAPKAPPEKIPTLASSEEKRTFPKSNPSPTSSSGSLQSPLNFLAEQALALGQPSQDKKTENSNYKELSCQASPSKILPDTHQAKQKHHGLVRPSHGPQTSTPAPGSQVKVFHSGSQIQKTFSSPAPFVKLQNPKSSSPLPQRSLLQQVKSSTKAQSFHSSASPGSTQNSGSSHKSPGSSSSSLSYTGKHSSGSSSSGQSYKSPFVSGSLSKHGASSSSSSSGASANQGCSSGSLLPSVQTPSSGQASSRPSSSSSVKKTPVSQKLTLVAPPGGSNGDSSGGTQGVAKLLTSSLKPAVVSSTASSTSVPKGTSGAVLLTNSSSLSVLAPSYKSSNPKLPAALSTTPLGIISPIHSFPLHVISFTSDSSPKAGVSKDAIVTGPAPGTFHHGLGHNASQLHGKGSNAQQRKL, encoded by the exons AAGAGAGACCCTGCTGATCCCTTTAATGATGACGAAAAGGAAAGGCATAAAGTGGAGGCCCTTGCTAGgaagtttgaagaaaaatat GGTGGCAAGAGACGTAGAAAGGACCGTATTCAGGACTTGATTGACATGGGGTATGGATACGACGAGTCTGACTCCTTCATCGATAATTCTGAAGCG TACGATGAGCTTGTTCCAGCTTCTCTTACTACAAAGTATGGAGGGTTTTACATCAACTCAGGAACACTGCAATTCCGGCAAGCATCTGAATCGGAAGATGACTATgttaaagagaagaagaagaagtgtCCCAAG AAGCGGAAGTTGAAAGATGGAggtgaaaaactgaagaagaagaagaaagatgattCTTAcgacaaggaaaagaaatccaagaaGTCCAAGTTCCCAAAAGCTGG CTTTACAGCATTAAATGcaagtaaagagaaaaagaagaagaaatactcTGGAGCTCTTAGTGTCAAGGAGATGCTGAAGAAGTTTCAAAAGGAGAAGGatgctcagaagaaaaaagatgaagagcAGAAAGCAGCGACTCCTTCACCGTCAGAAGCTCCAGCCCCACGGGAGGCGGAGGCGATGACTGACCCTTTGCTCTCGCTCTTTGGCCACGCCAGTGATAATGACCTGCTCCAGGCAGCGACAGCCATGGACTCATTAACGGACCTGGACCTGGAGCGGCTCCTGAGCGAATCCCCGGAAGGCAGTCCCTTTCCTGAGGTGGAGGATGGGAGTGATCCCCTTGGGATGGGCTTGGAGCAGGATTTCAAGCAGCCACCATCCCTTCCTGAAGGCCTGCCAGCCCCTTTGGAGAAACGCATCAAAGAACTGGCTCAG GctgccagagctgcagagggagaAGGCAAACAGAGATTCTTCACTCAGGATATCAACAACATCATACTGGA CATCGAGCTGCAGACCCGGGAGCTGAACAACCAAATGCGGTCAGGGGTGTACGCCCACCTGGCTGCTTTCTTCCCCTGCAGTAAGGACACTCTGGTCAAGCGAGCCCGTAAGCTTTATCTCTACGAGCAG GGTGGCCGATTGAAGGAACCGCTACAGAAGCTGAAGGAAGCCATTGGAAAGgccatgccagagcagatggCCAAGTACCAGGATGAATGCCAAGTCCACACTCAGGCCAAGTTTGCCAA GAttctggaggaggaaaaagacaaagaacagcGAGATCGAGTTTGTTCtgatgatgatgaggatgaagaaaagggagggaagcGCGTCATGGGACCACGCAAGAAATTTCAGTGGAATGATGAAATCAG GGAGCTGCTTTGCCACTTGGTGAAGATTAAGTTGGATGGTTATGACCTTGACAAGAATAAGGCTCAGTCTCTAGAGGATTATGTGAAGACCTTCCTAGATGGAGAGGTGAAGCCCCTTTGGCCAAAAGGCTGGATGCAGGCCAG GACACTGTTTAAGGAGAGCAGGCGTGTACACGGACACCTCACATCAGTCCT GGCGAAGAAGAAAGTTATAGCTCCTACTAAGGTGAAAGTGAAG GAATCTTCCTGCAAGCCAGATAAAAAGGTGTCGGTTTCTGTTCCTTCGATGCACTCAAGCAGCACCTTAGCTCTGTCTTCGGAGCCCCAGGGAGGAGCTCTGGGCATCAGTGCCCAAACCAGAGAACTCTTGTCCCTTGGGAcagcccaagcagccagcagcactggcACTCCTGCTACCTTCATGGATGACTCTTTGGATGAAGACTTAATTCATAACCCCACTTCCTCCCTCGAAGCCGTCTCTAAGGAACTGGCTGTGCTgaacagcagagcaggagggagccctgactttactcttcctgGAGCTCCAAAAGCTCCACCAGAGAAGATCCCAACTCTTGCATCCTCAGAGGAGAAGAGGACATTTCCAAAGTCCAACCCTTCCCCTACATCATCCTCTGGTTCCCTCCAGTCTCCTCTAAATTTCCTGGCTGAGCAGGCCCTGGCATTGGGCCAGCCTTCTCAAGACAAAAAGACAGAGAACTCTAATTACAAAGAGCTCTCCTGCCAAGCCTCCCCCAGCAAAATCCTTCCTGATACGCACCAGGCTAAACAGAAACACCACGGCCTGGTCCGGCCAAGCCATGGGCCTCAGACCTCCACCCCAGCACCGGGTTCTCAGGTGAAGGTCTTTCACTCAGGCAGCCAGATACAGAAAACTTTCTCCTCCCCGGCTCCGTTTGTCAAACTGCAGAATCCCAAGTCGTCCTCCCCACTGCCCCAAcgctccctcctccagcaggtcAAGTCATCAACCAAAGCTCAGAGCTTCCATTCCTCTGCATCACCTGGCAGCACCCAAAACTCTGGCAGCTCCCACAAGAGCCCAGGCTCATCCTCGTCATCTCTCAGCTACACAGGAAAGCACTCGAGCGGCTCTAGCTCTTCAGGACAATCTTACAAATCGCCCTTCGTTTCTGGATCCCTCTCCAAACATGGGGCTTCTTCCAGCAGCTCCTCGTCTGGAGCTTCTGCAAACCAGGGCTGCTCCTCTGGGAGCTTGCTGCCCAGTGTGCAGACCCCTTCCTCGGGCCAGGCGTCCAGCCGCCCGTCCTCAAGCTCCTCGGTGAAGAAGACGCCCGTTTCACAGAAGTTGACTCTGGTGGCACCTCCTGGAGGTTCAAACGGAGATTCTAGTGGGGGCACTCAAGGGGTGGCCAAATTGCTGACCTCCTCCCTAAAGCCAGCTGTTGTTAGCAGCACCGCATCTTCTACCTCTGTGCCG aaaggaacTAGTGGAGCTGTGCTGCTAACGAATTCTTCCTCCTTAAGTGTACTGGCTCCTTCCTACAAGTCCAGCAATCCAAAGCTGCCAGCTGCCCTGAGCACCACCCCATTAGGTATTATCTCTCCTATTCATTCTTTCCCTCTTCATGTCATCTCCTTCACTTCAGACTCCTCCCCAAAAGCAGGAGTATCAAAGGATGCAATAGTTACGGGACCTGCTCCAGGAACTTTCCACCATGGCCTTGGCCACA aTGCTTCTCAGCTTCATGGCAAAGGGTCCAATGCACAGCAGCGCAAGTTGTGA